The Platichthys flesus chromosome 23, fPlaFle2.1, whole genome shotgun sequence DNA segment ATCCCACTGTACGTGAGGGCCGCTGCGAGGGAAACTGACTTTTCACTCGTCCCGACGCTCCATCGTTCCATCCCCAGCTCAGAACAAACAGTTAGGATAAAAACAAAGGGTCTGGTCTACTGTTATTGATTGCATTGCTGTGCATCAGTCTCTAAATCTGAATGTTAAACTCAGTTTGAGTTGAAGAAATTGAATTGTAGAAAAATGTGTCTATATCTATGACCGACCCCCTCATCAGGGTTAAATCCATCTTCCATCTCCTGCCAGCTGGGGGCACTCACTCCCCACGAGGCCCCTGACACCCAACCGCACAACCATAACACCAGGACATTACATCACCACACTGGAGTATTGATTTGTGATGATGAGAGCCGAGCCGCACAACAATATTGTGGGTTTGCCAGACAAAACTAGCCTATAAATGGTGTTCTGTTCCCTTAGAGCAAGAGGACCCAGAGGGAGCGTACGTACCGATCTCTCCCCAGTGGAACGGGTTGATGCCGCCGGTCGTGCAGTTGTACACCAGAGCTGTTTTAGGTCTGCAAGGTGGGAGAAGGTCGATAAGAACACATTAGTCCCAATTAACTTACAACACAGAGCAAATAGACTATGAAGGTTGATCATAAATTCAAAACCAGAATTGGGGAAAAACATAAAGGCTGAGAAACTGAGGGGtaactgaaattaaattaaacacataATATCCAACGGGGCTTTAAGACTAAACTCTGATTGttctgtttttctgctgttcTTCTAAAATATAAGTACAAGTTGTCAGATACATAAACACTGACATAACACAAGAATGTTTATGTACCCTGCGTACAGCCTGTATTTTATGTAACTTGGGTCTCAAAGTGTTTCATGATTCTGCTGCTTAACTTTGCTTAAATTGAAAATTGTAGACCATCATTAATTTGAATCCTGTCTTTTTAAATGGTGTCGTGTCCGACTTTTGAATCTTTTACCAGGTTGCCTTAAAAAGGCTCAACAGAACAGTGTTATGGGTATAAGAGGACACTGAATAATTACAGCTGCCGTCctcaaaacaacataaatatatattaatatatatttttgagtCAGTTTACTCATCAAGGGGGAAACTACACACTGGATTCTAGTGTGGTTCTAGTTTCGAGATGTGAGGTTCAGGTTCTTTCAGGACGAGTCTGTGCCTCTGTTAACTGACCTGTGTACAGCCGTGTACCAGCCGGCAGCCAGAGTGAGGTTGATGACCACGTCCACGGGGATCAGATCAGCCACCGCATCGTTGTTGGCTCTCATGGTGCGCAGGATTCCCTTTCCGGCCTGATAGGAGAACAAAAGAGACTTAACGGGAATTCAAAAACTGTGTTTAAACGTGAACAGCATGTGTTTTACTTACAGCTATGAAGACTCCGCTCGGCCCGTTGAAGTTGTCGATCCAaccctgaggagcagcagcagagacgtgtTAATCCTCTGAGACTCTCATGACATTAACTTTATACATCCTTCAcatttagtgtgtgtatgttttcgtGTTCTGAAACAGCTGTTCGGGCTTATGTTACTTCCTGGGGTGGGAACACAGGAGGGGCTGTGGTCAGGAATGACctgaacatttgttttaaaaccaaGCAAGGAAAGCAGTTGCATCCAGACGAGGTTGATTCCCTTCCAGTGGAAATTACCTGAGCTACCACTACGTaaccttctccttcttctaAAGTCTCTTGGTGGTTGGGAAAAAACAGTAATTGGTGCATCAGATTAGTTCCCACTGGAATGGAATCTGGACTATGTAATGTTCTGTTCCTAAAAGAAGTCGGTTCTGATCTGCACTGAATCCATCCTGGTGGAAAGGACGTATCAGACTTCACGTAAACTTCTCTGGTCTCTCAACCTTCCCTacttctcctgctccaccaTTACTTCTCTTTTTAAATCGTCCTAATTTATTATTAACCGATTATCTTCCATCCTGGGCCACtcaagaggagggaggaattGACCCGAGCAGCTTCACGTCAATCTATATCTCATGTCCATTGGTTTAACTGCCCCAGGAGGACACTTAACAAGGAGGGATCTAGAAATCGTCATATGGATGAACGAGCCTGTTCCCATGTCCAAGTACGATATGTGAAAGTGGTTGATTTCCGTGGACTCACAGGGAACGGCTCCTGCCAGCTGGCTCCCACTATGGAGGGTCTGATGATGCCGATGTTGAGcttgtcctgctgctgctgcaccacgtACTCGGCCAGGGCTTTGGTGTAGGTGTAGGTGTTGGGCCGTTCGCCGATGAGGCCCGGCGTGATGTCCCGCACCATGCTGTCATCCATCCACCTGACAAGGAAATTCAATACACAGTCAGACACACGAAGCACTGACAAACAGAACAGACATATCTGTATTTGTTATTATATgttggcctcctccatgtaagcagattggacatggaccaagctAAATCACACATTTAAACCCATTTCTCTCAAAGATGGTACGAAATAAGGAAACTgatacttttttatatatattacttatGCTCCCTATGATTAGTAAATATAACATATGGATGAGAATCTaatattttactttagaagaaaaaaTGATTTACGTTTCAGTTATTAAGTAGCTGTTGTACGGCTTTACTATATGAAATGACGCTTCACCTTTGACATATTTCCTGAGGGTCGATACAACCTGTCTGTCTTTAAATATTTTAGGAAGTTTAACAGTTTCAGAGACAGTTATCCCTCGCAGCTTGAATGCCGCCAAACCAGAATTGCTCGAATGTCTCTCGTCCACTCACTCCAGGGACTCGATCAGCTTCTGGGGTTCGATGGGCGGCGGGTAGATGACCTCATCGATGTGCTTGCGGTTGCAGTTTGCATAGGCGGTGGAGTAGTGAATGAAGGCCTCGAGGTGGTGCATCTGGTGGGCCAGGCTCAGGAGCTGCTGCGTGCCGATTACATTCAGTCGCAGGGCGAGTCTGACGGGAGAGAGGGCACATACAGTGttaaatagtgtgtgtgtgtgtgtgtgtgtgtgtgtgtgtgtgtgtgtgtgtgtgtgtgtgtgtgtgtgtgtgtgtgtgtgtgtgtgtgtgtgtgtgtgtgtgtgtgtgtgtgagagaggtaGGAAAGGGGTGAGCAAGTGTGATGgagatgaaatgtctgtaagggaaaggcttttaaatagagtgtgtgtgtgtctgcgtgtgtgtgtgagactgctATTATTTCAGTCTGAACATTTGCATGTAAGAACATTTGCATTTGCCGTCGACTAAGTGTTTTCCTAAATCTGAATTTGCTGAACATGATTGGTACAATTTTAAAAGccccagaaaaacaaaaaatctaaaataatcaGGCGTTTTTTGTGtaacataaataataacctCCTTGTTGAAAGTAATCTAGAAACTACACCGAACTATTTATAAGTATTAATGAATTTCATTAGTTATTTCCCAACGATTTGAGAAAACGTGTGAAGGAGGATTGGTAAAGTTGAGACGAGGGGGTTTGTGTCCACGTGATCCTCACTTGAGCGGCTCGTCGAAGCGGATGGTGGCGGCGCAGTGGAAGATGATGTGGATGCAGGCGCTGAGCTTCTCCACGTCCTCCGGGCTGATGGCGAGGCCCGGCTCCATCAGCTCGCTGCTGATGGGGAAGATTTTCTGGTGGAAGTCGGGGTTGTCCTCCCGCACGCGGTCGAAAAGCTGCcaaaacacaaacgcacacacagagaaacatcagTTTAACAAGCCATTATGCTAACAAGCAGCGTTAGAATGGCGAGGCCCGGCTCCAGGAGCCGCAAAAGAGTGGCGCCAGTTTTTTATTTCCGCCGGCGTGGCTGACATCTCCCGCAGCTGTGCAGAAAGACACTGAGCAGATACAGGGTGGGAGATGGCATGAGAAAAAGAACGAGGGTGAGGGGAAGCGAAGGGATTGGCATCGACGTGCGTGCTTTCTCTGTTATGAAACTGTGCGTCAGATGTCCCAGGAAGTAGAGCTCTCTTCCTGAATAGGACAGACGTTGAATTAAACAGCTTCAAACATCAGTTTATATTCATGTTCTGTGGGTCCATCAGtctcttctgcttctgctcttcctctcttttccaaACGCTGCCCATATCAGGCACAAACCTTGACGTACAGTATGTTAAGTCATGACCAAGAGCCATTCCCATTCGGCTGGGGAAGGGTTTAATCATGCAACGTTTTTTCTGCATCATAGCGTAGCACTGCTTCTGTTATGTAATGCAAAAATATCCCCCATCCCTCTGCTCTATGGCAGCAGTTGGCAGTCAAAGAGCGGCAGTCTGCAGAGAGCGgccgcagaagaagaagaagagattcagtcagtgtcagtgttcTCATCTCTTTCCTAAAAAAGGCAAAATCATTGTGTCTTGTGGTCGTAAGCTGCTCTCAGATATGCACTGAAGTCCAGACAGTTTCCCGTTTGCAAGAATGCTTATTCCTCCAGACATTTGCCCTTGGGGGAAGTTAATTCCGGAGTGGAATTTTTTGTTCCTCATACCTAgacaccacccctcacctgaatgttgtCCCTCTTTGTACATTCTGCAGTGTCACTGAACAAAGtgttctctcttctctgtgattCACAGCAAAACCAAACCAACCAGATTTGCCAGTAGCCCCCAAAGTGTCTGGGTCGTCTGCTGAGGACGTCTTCAGGAAAGTTCAAGAGCCAACGTGAACTCCTCTGTGTTAATGTGGCCGTTGACCCACTGTATCTGTCACAGTGATAATCCTCACAAAGCAGCGTCAGCTAGAAAGAGTTTCTTCTGAGATGTCACTGACGAGGACTTTTGGGGATCAACCGTGTCTTAAAAAGTCCCAGAATAGCAAAGACTGCTCGTGGAGGAACAGCCGCTGACACGCATCCCTCTGGTCGTGCGATTGTTATTCATGAGGTCTGAGAGTGCTGCTGAAACCAAAACCACTTAAAAAATTCAACACCGGGGGACAGCAAGGGATGGTTTCGACCGAGGAGGAAACTTGTAACCGCATTAAGTTGAGTTCTTACTCAAGCTTTTAGAGAAAATAGTGTTGGCGGTAAAACTAGATCTACAGGACGGACCACATCAGGAATATGGACTTGTTCTGTCaagcagaaatatgaaaagacaGTTAAAGGCTGATTGCAACATCAACAGGATCCTGTTGAACAACCTGAGGGAGTGCAATAGTTCATCATCATATTCATCTATGTTAACTGACGTGATTCACGCCTTTAGGTACATAAAGAGTAAATAGAGAGTAATACAACTGCCACATTTCCGGATGTAAACCGGCTACAAAACCAGCTCTGTCGTGACTGGGGCCACGCTCTGGTTTCTCATTTCCTGTGTTACACAACGAAACACACCCTTTGTTCACAGAAAAATAGCAGCACGACTTTTAACTGGGATTGTTCTTATGAAGGAGCCCTTGATCCGAAGGTAAACTTCAGACTGACCCAGAGGGGAGACAGTGCAGAggggttcggggggggggggtgaatgagGCAGTAGAAAGTGGGCTTCAGAGGGCTCTTTGTTGTGGCAGAGAATGGCAttgtgtgattgttttgttAGATGGATGATAAGTGGTCTTGTGCCAGCCTTCCGCCGCTCGCATCTACCAGTGCACCGTTCCCCCCCGGCCCTTGGGCATCGGCGGGCAAACCGCCTTGTACCGGGAGACAATGCTCcaccagtttgtgtttcctctacGCATTGCGACGAGGACAACATCCCCACTGCCTTCCAGCCACAAGTGATTCATCTTGTAGTCGAGACAAACAAAGTCGTGTTCGTGAACAAGCAAGAATCAAGGTCTGTAGAGTCACTTCTCCGCTGTGACTTTCCTTTGCTTAAAGTGTAATGGGGGCTAATACATCTGGTCACCATGTGGCCTGGTCCTCGtcctcttgtttgtttaaaatcTCCCTAAGAGTCTGGGATTTGGCTTTCATCCTCAACACTGTTGGTCGTCCCACTGGCAGAGGAAGCCAGACCACCAATCAGAGATGGACATGCCGGGAAATTTTACTGTAGCTAGGGAAGGTTTGCTAAAGTGTGTCAGACAGAAGCAATTAACAGCTGCACCCTCAGCGTTGACCTCCATTTCCTGACACGCTCAGTCTATATTAGTCGAATAATAGGATGTGAGCAGGAATATACGGACAAAAGAAGCCAGACAATTGTTTATTCACGGTGTAAACACGGAGGATACAATGGAGGAACCGTGGCtaattcttatttttctgacaCCAGCCATGTTCTCTTTCCCATCTGTCAAAAAAGAGACAAGGCCTGATGCTAAGGATGAAATGCTTTGTCTCGAGAGAAGTCAGAAAAGCGAGGCGTCTCGTGGGAAGCTGTGAGGAAGGACAGACGTGACTTATCCCCCAGAGCCCTCAGCATATTAAGGAGGAAAAAAGGgttcatctcctcttctcctcctcctcatcctgtcTTCAATCCAGccctgtccctccctccctccctccgagGCTCCCAGAGGCATAAGAACTGATTTAACCAGCGCATGTCACTGCACATTTCAACACTGCTGCTGAGCAAAACATCCTCTCAGTCGGAGCTGGAGATCAGTACGATAAACTTAATGTGCACGTTGGAAGAGACACTGTCTGCTCTTTCTTTATTAAGCTCTAAATCAAAGCTTCGGGATTTAGGAGAAACCCTCATCAATGCAAGCTAATGAAAACGGACTGTCTTCTCATGTCTGGCTCCGGGCGGCGTTCGCCGTACACAAATCAATTCAAACCAATCGATATGAGCAGAACAAGGTTTAGAGTAATGGAGCGTCTGGGCTCGGCGCTCGGTATGTTGGTGGCATCGTGTTCCGGTCCCTCAGACAGTGACGTCATCGGGAGCCAAGGAGAATGTTCTAGCCCCTCCAAGAGCAGACAAATAGAC contains these protein-coding regions:
- the si:dkey-97m3.1 gene encoding fatty acyl-CoA reductase 1 isoform X2; this encodes MASITSIAEYYAGKNVMITGATGFMGKVLVEKLLRSCPEVKALYILVRPKAGQSMEQRVSDMIKCKLFDRVREDNPDFHQKIFPISSELMEPGLAISPEDVEKLSACIHIIFHCAATIRFDEPLKLALRLNVIGTQQLLSLAHQMHHLEAFIHYSTAYANCNRKHIDEVIYPPPIEPQKLIESLEWMDDSMVRDITPGLIGERPNTYTYTKALAEYVVQQQQDKLNIGIIRPSIVGASWQEPFPGWIDNFNGPSGVFIAAGKGILRTMRANNDAVADLIPVDVVINLTLAAGWYTAVHRPKTALVYNCTTGGINPFHWGEIEYHVMSSFKRNPLEQAFRRPNANITSNYLIYQYWILVSHKVPALLYDFFLRLTGKKPQMMRIFNRLHKAIDLLEYFSAQDWDWKSDNMSMLLKQLTPDDKKTFNFDVRQLNWPEYIDNYCIGTKKYVLNEDMADIPLARQHLRKLRNIRYTFNTLLIIFIWRIFIARSEMAQNI